A genomic stretch from Flavobacterium nitratireducens includes:
- a CDS encoding exonuclease domain-containing protein, with product MYAILDIETTGGQYNEEGITEIAIYKFDGHQIVDQFISLVNPEIPIQPFVVKLTGINNAMLRSAPKFYEVAKRIIEITTDCILVAHNADFDYRILRTEFRRLGYDFNSKTLCTVELSKKLLPDQTSHSLGKLVRALGIPMADRHRASGDAMATVKLFKMLLEKDLEKTIITGLIKTEIKKGIAPKLLDIIESLPSKIGVYYIHNQNGIIIYIGKSNNIKKRINQHFTGITKKSKRIQNDVYTVNYDETGSELIALLKESLEIKINKPILNRAQRKNIFIYALYLESDTNGYLIFKLQKTDGRKKEITSFASLQEGKSFLYKITEEFELCQKINGLYDSKKECFQYNLKECKGACINQEPVESYNERVQNCIKSLSFENKNMIIIDRGRNINERSAVLVENGLFKGYAFFDLNYQITNPDILKNILIPMENNRDVQRIIQAYIRKKKALKIIHF from the coding sequence TTGTACGCAATATTAGACATAGAAACCACAGGAGGTCAGTATAATGAAGAAGGCATTACCGAAATTGCTATTTATAAGTTTGATGGCCATCAAATAGTGGATCAATTTATCAGTTTGGTCAACCCTGAAATTCCTATTCAGCCTTTTGTGGTAAAATTGACTGGAATTAACAATGCAATGTTGCGCTCGGCTCCTAAATTTTATGAAGTAGCTAAGCGTATCATTGAAATCACTACTGATTGTATTTTGGTAGCCCATAATGCTGATTTTGATTACCGCATCCTTCGAACAGAGTTCCGTCGTTTGGGTTATGATTTCAATTCTAAAACACTTTGTACTGTAGAGTTGTCAAAGAAATTACTACCAGATCAAACTTCTCACAGTTTAGGAAAGTTAGTTCGTGCTTTGGGTATTCCAATGGCCGACAGGCATCGTGCTAGTGGCGACGCCATGGCAACGGTTAAGTTATTCAAAATGCTATTGGAAAAAGACCTTGAAAAAACAATTATTACTGGTTTAATCAAAACAGAAATTAAAAAAGGAATTGCGCCAAAACTACTAGATATTATTGAAAGTTTACCTTCTAAAATAGGAGTCTATTACATACACAATCAAAATGGTATAATCATATACATTGGCAAAAGCAATAACATCAAAAAAAGAATCAACCAACATTTTACTGGAATTACAAAAAAAAGCAAACGTATTCAAAACGATGTTTATACCGTAAACTATGATGAAACAGGAAGTGAGTTAATTGCGCTATTAAAAGAAAGTTTAGAAATTAAAATCAACAAACCAATTCTTAACCGAGCACAGCGTAAAAATATTTTTATCTATGCGCTTTATTTAGAATCAGATACTAACGGCTACTTAATCTTTAAATTACAGAAAACAGACGGTCGAAAAAAGGAAATAACCTCATTTGCTTCTCTACAGGAAGGAAAATCATTTTTATACAAAATAACAGAGGAATTTGAACTATGCCAAAAAATCAATGGTCTCTATGATTCCAAAAAAGAATGTTTTCAATACAATTTAAAAGAATGCAAAGGCGCCTGCATCAATCAAGAGCCTGTAGAAAGTTATAATGAACGCGTTCAAAACTGCATTAAAAGCCTTTCTTTTGAAAATAAAAACATGATTATTATTGATCGTGGTCGAAATATAAATGAAAGAAGCGCTGTATTAGTTGAAAATGGACTTTTCAAAGGCTATGCTTTTTTTGATTTAAATTACCAAATAACAAACCCTGATATTTTAAAAAACATCCTTATTCCTATGGAAAACAATAGAGATGTTCAACGTATTATCCAAGCTTACATCAGAAAAAAGAAAGCATTAAAAATCATTCATTTTTAA
- a CDS encoding VF530 family protein translates to MEKPISNDPLHGVTLKVIVEKLVDFYGFDTLGELIKIKCFNDNPSIKSSLTFLRKTDWARKKVEELYVKSLPKLHK, encoded by the coding sequence ATGGAAAAACCAATATCAAATGATCCGCTTCATGGTGTAACTTTAAAAGTTATAGTAGAAAAATTAGTTGATTTTTACGGATTTGACACTTTAGGCGAATTAATAAAAATCAAATGTTTTAATGATAATCCAAGTATTAAATCGAGTTTGACTTTTTTAAGAAAAACCGATTGGGCAAGAAAAAAAGTCGAAGAATTGTATGTTAAATCTTTGCCGAAGTTGCATAAATAA
- a CDS encoding YggS family pyridoxal phosphate-dependent enzyme encodes MSIQSNLENIKSTLPKNVTLVAVSKTKPVSDLMQAYEAGQRIFGENKIQEMTEKWEQMPKDIQWHMIGHVQTNKVKFMAPFVSLIHGVDSLKLLQEINKQAQKNNRVIDCLLQMHIAEEETKFGLDEKELNDFLDFVQNNKEELQNIRVVGLMGMATFTDNQEQIKKEFTHLKTIFDMLNQLPTSNIQLLTLSMGMSGDYKVAIDCGSNMIRVGSSIFGGR; translated from the coding sequence ATGTCGATACAATCAAATTTAGAAAATATAAAATCCACATTACCCAAAAATGTAACTCTGGTAGCGGTTTCTAAAACCAAACCAGTTTCTGATTTAATGCAGGCTTATGAAGCGGGACAACGGATTTTTGGCGAAAACAAAATTCAGGAAATGACTGAAAAATGGGAACAAATGCCAAAAGACATTCAATGGCACATGATTGGTCACGTTCAAACCAATAAAGTTAAATTCATGGCTCCCTTTGTGAGTTTGATTCACGGAGTAGACAGTCTGAAATTATTACAAGAAATCAACAAACAGGCTCAAAAAAATAACCGTGTAATTGATTGTTTACTTCAAATGCACATTGCTGAAGAAGAAACAAAATTTGGACTTGATGAAAAAGAATTAAACGATTTTCTGGATTTTGTTCAGAACAACAAAGAAGAATTACAAAACATTCGAGTGGTAGGTTTAATGGGAATGGCTACTTTTACTGATAATCAGGAGCAAATCAAAAAAGAATTTACTCATTTAAAAACTATTTTTGATATGTTAAACCAACTTCCAACTTCTAACATCCAACTCCTAACTTTGTCCATGGGAATGTCTGGAGATTATAAAGTTGCCATTGATTGTGGCAGCAACATGATTAGAGTAGGAAGCAGTATTTTTGGAGGAAGATAA
- a CDS encoding DUF3575 domain-containing protein, with product MKHKINLSLLIQFISIITSAQTHLKVNGITALVGVPQIGIETSIGSKSTLNIDILASLWKSFDGKPMQAIMLTPEYRYHFKEKYRGIYAGFHAGPDIYKLQKWNYWGTNQYEKGLGYHIGATVGYQKKINDKFTIDAFVGGGWHQGFYKGYYLDGTPGRYETATHYNKSGEWLPYRGGIMISYQL from the coding sequence ATGAAACACAAAATAAATTTATCATTATTGATACAATTTATATCAATCATAACTTCTGCACAAACACATTTAAAAGTTAATGGAATAACCGCTTTGGTAGGTGTTCCCCAAATAGGAATTGAAACAAGTATTGGATCCAAATCGACATTAAATATAGATATTCTTGCTTCTTTATGGAAATCATTTGATGGCAAACCAATGCAAGCTATAATGCTAACCCCCGAATACCGCTACCATTTTAAAGAAAAATACCGTGGAATATACGCTGGTTTTCATGCCGGACCAGATATTTACAAACTACAAAAATGGAACTATTGGGGAACAAATCAATATGAGAAAGGTTTAGGCTATCACATAGGAGCAACTGTAGGCTATCAAAAAAAAATAAACGATAAATTTACTATCGATGCTTTCGTTGGTGGTGGTTGGCATCAAGGATTCTATAAAGGATATTATCTGGACGGAACACCAGGAAGATATGAAACCGCTACGCATTATAATAAAAGTGGTGAATGGCTCCCATACAGAGGTGGTATCATGATTTCATATCAACTATAA
- the smpB gene encoding SsrA-binding protein SmpB: MLKTVNILNKRARFDYEIIEKYTAGIVLAGTEIKSIRLGKANITESFCEFNEKNELFAINTYIEEYAFGNQFNHKSRSERKLLLNRRELKNLARSVQAKGLTIIPLRLFTSEKGIAKLEIGLCKGKKNYDKRESLKEQDTKRDLDRIKKSYN, from the coding sequence ATGCTAAAGACAGTCAACATACTCAACAAGAGAGCGCGATTTGATTACGAGATAATCGAAAAATATACTGCTGGAATTGTACTGGCGGGAACTGAAATCAAATCCATCCGATTAGGAAAAGCGAATATTACTGAAAGCTTCTGTGAATTTAATGAAAAAAACGAACTTTTCGCAATTAACACCTATATTGAAGAATACGCTTTTGGAAATCAATTTAATCATAAATCCAGAAGTGAACGAAAATTGCTTTTGAACAGACGCGAATTAAAAAATCTTGCCCGAAGTGTACAAGCTAAAGGTTTAACAATCATACCTCTTCGATTATTTACAAGCGAAAAAGGAATTGCTAAACTAGAAATTGGACTTTGTAAGGGTAAGAAAAATTACGACAAACGAGAATCTTTAAAAGAACAGGATACTAAAAGGGATTTAGATCGAATCAAGAAATCGTATAATTGA
- a CDS encoding protein-L-isoaspartate(D-aspartate) O-methyltransferase, translating to MKDTAKHQGLRNQLVSTLQQKGITDLAVLDAIKKIPRHLFLNSSFEDYAYQDKAFPIGAGQTISQPYTVAFQSQLLEVKKDHKVLEIGTGSGYQTAVLCKMGAKVYSVERQNELFKQTSVLLPKLGIRPKHLTFGDGYKGLPTYAPFDSIIVTAGAPVIPQPLMAQLKIGGRLVIPLGEEVQIMTLLIRKNETQFEKHELGEFRFVPLLEDKN from the coding sequence TTGAAAGATACTGCCAAACATCAAGGACTTCGCAATCAATTAGTAAGCACTTTGCAACAAAAAGGGATTACTGATCTAGCAGTGCTTGATGCGATTAAAAAAATTCCAAGACATCTGTTTTTAAACTCCAGTTTTGAAGATTATGCCTATCAAGATAAGGCATTTCCTATTGGAGCAGGACAAACAATTTCCCAGCCTTATACTGTTGCTTTTCAATCGCAGTTATTAGAAGTGAAAAAAGATCATAAAGTATTGGAAATTGGTACAGGATCTGGTTATCAAACAGCAGTATTGTGCAAAATGGGGGCTAAAGTTTACAGTGTAGAAAGGCAGAATGAATTGTTCAAACAAACCTCGGTTTTGTTGCCAAAATTAGGAATCCGACCGAAGCATCTTACTTTTGGAGATGGTTATAAAGGCTTACCAACTTATGCGCCTTTTGATAGCATTATTGTAACTGCTGGCGCACCGGTTATTCCACAACCTTTAATGGCGCAGTTGAAAATAGGAGGAAGATTAGTAATTCCATTAGGTGAAGAAGTACAAATTATGACCTTACTTATTCGTAAAAACGAAACCCAATTCGAAAAACATGAATTGGGCGAGTTTCGTTTTGTACCTTTATTAGAAGATAAAAATTGA
- a CDS encoding acyl-[acyl-carrier-protein] thioesterase: MPVSSDFTSIYSKEYEINFTQCLPSGSLKYTELCNLLQLTAAEHAEIGGISFTDMQEFDQAWVLSRMRVEISALPKWKDTVTVKTWINSLENSRSVRALEMYVNGEKMVGCETFWAVFNTQKRRPELLNLAHDHFELYPDVRATEEGFSKIDINPEKEEVFSKTVILSDLDIVNHVNNVKYLEWCMDLVDENIILKQKVKSFEMNFMKELSLRDKVMIHENVSDDCIVFSITKEDKNCYALQMNLK, from the coding sequence ATGCCCGTTTCATCTGACTTTACTTCAATATACAGCAAAGAATACGAAATCAATTTTACGCAATGTTTGCCTTCTGGAAGCTTAAAATATACCGAATTATGTAATCTTTTGCAGCTTACAGCTGCAGAGCATGCCGAAATTGGAGGTATTAGTTTTACAGATATGCAGGAATTTGACCAAGCCTGGGTTTTGAGCCGAATGCGTGTTGAAATCAGTGCTTTACCAAAATGGAAAGATACCGTAACCGTTAAAACATGGATTAACAGCCTGGAAAATTCACGTTCGGTTCGTGCTTTAGAAATGTATGTAAATGGTGAAAAAATGGTGGGTTGTGAAACATTTTGGGCTGTTTTCAATACTCAAAAACGTCGTCCAGAACTGTTAAATTTAGCGCATGACCATTTTGAATTATATCCAGATGTACGTGCAACAGAAGAAGGTTTTTCTAAAATTGACATTAATCCTGAAAAAGAAGAAGTTTTTAGCAAAACGGTCATTTTATCTGACTTGGATATTGTTAATCATGTAAATAATGTCAAATACCTGGAATGGTGTATGGATTTGGTTGATGAAAATATTATTCTGAAACAAAAAGTCAAAAGTTTTGAAATGAATTTCATGAAAGAACTTTCGCTAAGAGATAAAGTAATGATTCATGAAAATGTTTCTGATGACTGCATTGTTTTTAGTATTACCAAAGAAGACAAAAATTGCTACGCTTTGCAGATGAATTTGAAATAA
- the miaA gene encoding tRNA (adenosine(37)-N6)-dimethylallyltransferase MiaA, which produces MKYLITIVGPTAIGKTALSIQIANHFKCDIVSCDSRQFFKEMTIGTAVPNPEELAAAKHHFIQNKSIFKNYTVGDYEKEAINCIEELFKTNDYVVLVGGSGLYVNAVLKGFDDFPDIESNVREEVNANYEKLGIDYLQEQLKKRDPNYFEKINNENPQTLLNPQRMMRFVEVCVGTGKPYSSFLNQKKNERSFTPIIIGLEADRNIMYNRINQRVGIMMNEGLLQEAQVLYPHKELNALQTVGYRELFSYFDKEFSLEFAIEEIKKNTRRFAKRQLTWFKREENTKWFDFQTPINRIISYIESYSKKT; this is translated from the coding sequence ATGAAATACTTAATCACCATAGTCGGCCCTACAGCCATAGGAAAAACAGCCTTGAGCATACAAATTGCCAATCACTTTAAATGCGATATTGTTTCTTGTGATAGCAGGCAGTTTTTTAAGGAAATGACTATCGGTACTGCTGTTCCCAATCCTGAGGAATTAGCAGCAGCAAAACATCATTTTATTCAAAATAAATCGATTTTTAAGAATTATACCGTTGGTGATTATGAAAAAGAAGCCATCAATTGTATTGAAGAATTATTCAAAACAAACGATTATGTAGTTTTAGTTGGTGGTTCAGGTTTGTATGTAAATGCTGTCTTAAAAGGTTTTGATGACTTTCCTGATATTGAATCGAATGTACGTGAGGAAGTAAATGCTAATTATGAAAAATTAGGAATTGACTATTTACAGGAGCAACTCAAAAAAAGAGATCCTAATTATTTCGAAAAAATAAATAATGAAAACCCACAAACCCTACTCAATCCACAACGCATGATGCGATTTGTGGAAGTTTGCGTAGGCACAGGAAAACCTTATTCTTCTTTTTTAAACCAAAAGAAAAATGAAAGAAGCTTCACCCCTATTATCATTGGATTAGAAGCCGATAGAAATATCATGTACAACCGTATCAATCAACGGGTGGGCATTATGATGAATGAAGGATTGCTTCAAGAGGCCCAAGTACTATACCCTCACAAAGAGTTAAATGCGCTCCAAACGGTAGGTTACAGGGAATTGTTTAGTTATTTTGACAAAGAATTCAGTTTAGAATTTGCTATTGAAGAAATAAAGAAAAACACACGCCGTTTTGCCAAACGCCAATTGACTTGGTTCAAACGTGAGGAAAACACCAAATGGTTTGATTTCCAAACGCCTATTAATCGAATAATTAGCTATATCGAAAGTTATTCGAAAAAAACATAA
- a CDS encoding peptidoglycan DD-metalloendopeptidase family protein, translated as MYQRSTHFNNESTEERNIHLGIDLWSAAGSSVICPLDGIVHSFNNNTEIGDYGPTIILKHSIKKETFYTLYGHLSLESIENLKIGMPFKKGNQLATLGIAEINGDYAPHLHFQIIKNIGDYRGDYPGVCSQSNLDFYKDNCPDPNLLLKIKI; from the coding sequence TTGTACCAAAGAAGTACTCATTTTAACAACGAAAGTACCGAAGAACGCAATATCCATTTAGGAATAGATTTATGGTCAGCGGCAGGTTCTTCGGTAATTTGCCCACTTGATGGAATAGTTCATAGCTTCAACAATAACACTGAAATTGGTGATTATGGCCCTACGATCATTTTAAAACATTCAATAAAAAAGGAAACTTTTTATACTTTATACGGACATCTTTCGTTAGAAAGTATAGAAAATCTAAAAATCGGAATGCCTTTTAAAAAAGGAAACCAACTAGCAACATTAGGAATAGCTGAAATAAATGGGGATTATGCTCCGCATTTGCATTTTCAAATTATTAAAAATATTGGTGATTATAGAGGTGATTATCCTGGAGTGTGCAGTCAATCTAATTTAGATTTTTATAAAGATAATTGCCCTGACCCCAATTTATTATTAAAAATTAAAATCTAA
- a CDS encoding Gfo/Idh/MocA family protein — MLKVGVLGAGHLGKIHLRLLQQSEKYELVGFYDENQEYAQKIAKEFGYTNFNTIAKLIHAVDVIDIVTPTLSHYKCARTAIKSGKHVFIEKPIANTIEEAEEIIALAKEYNVKGQVGHVERFNPAFIATKNMIESPMFIETHRLAEFNPRGTDVPVVLDLMIHDIDVILSVVKSKVKNISASGVSVISETPDIANARIEFENGCVANLTASRISMKNMRKTRFFQKDAYISVDFLEKKCEVVKMKDAPEVPGDFDMILQNAEGVKKQIYFSNPDVQQNNAILDELETFADAINNDTTPIVTLDQATDALRVAHQIIACFKK; from the coding sequence ATGCTAAAAGTAGGAGTTTTAGGTGCTGGTCATCTTGGAAAAATTCATTTGCGTTTATTACAACAGTCTGAAAAATACGAATTGGTTGGTTTTTATGATGAAAATCAAGAGTACGCTCAAAAAATTGCTAAAGAATTTGGATATACTAACTTTAATACCATTGCTAAATTAATTCATGCCGTAGACGTAATTGATATTGTAACTCCTACCCTTTCCCACTATAAATGTGCAAGAACTGCCATAAAATCAGGGAAACACGTTTTTATTGAAAAACCAATCGCTAATACTATTGAAGAAGCAGAAGAAATTATCGCTTTGGCTAAAGAGTACAATGTTAAAGGGCAAGTTGGTCACGTAGAACGTTTTAATCCAGCCTTTATAGCTACTAAAAACATGATTGAAAGCCCAATGTTTATTGAAACACACCGTTTGGCTGAATTCAATCCTCGAGGTACCGATGTTCCAGTGGTTTTGGATTTAATGATTCATGATATTGATGTTATTTTGAGTGTGGTAAAATCAAAAGTAAAAAACATTAGTGCTAGTGGCGTTTCTGTTATTAGTGAAACTCCGGATATTGCTAATGCCCGAATCGAATTTGAAAATGGATGTGTTGCCAACTTGACAGCCAGCCGAATTTCGATGAAAAACATGCGCAAAACCCGTTTTTTTCAAAAAGATGCTTACATATCAGTTGATTTTTTAGAAAAGAAATGTGAAGTAGTAAAAATGAAAGACGCTCCTGAAGTTCCGGGAGATTTTGATATGATTTTGCAAAATGCAGAAGGAGTGAAAAAACAAATCTATTTTTCAAATCCAGATGTACAGCAAAACAATGCCATCTTAGACGAATTAGAAACATTTGCAGATGCCATTAACAACGATACAACACCAATTGTAACACTGGATCAAGCTACCGATGCTTTAAGAGTAGCGCATCAAATTATAGCTTGTTTTAAGAAATAA
- a CDS encoding 3-hydroxyacyl-CoA dehydrogenase family protein: MKIVAVIGAGTMGNGIAHTFAQNGFTVKLIDISEEALEKGMNTIFTNLDRMQNKGSITAEDKIKTLSNIICYTDIEDGVVGADLVIEAATENLDLKLRIFRKLNEYCSHNTVFATNTSSISITQIAATVAHPERVIGMHFMNPVPIMPLVEVIRGYNTSNEVTKFIMDLSVKLGKTPVEAHDYPGFVANRILMPMINEAIETLYNKVAGVSEIDNVMKLGMAHPMGPLQLADFIGLDVCLSIMNVLYNGFKNPKYAPCPLLVNMVNAKKLGVKSGEGFYDYSESKKAEKVAKQFL; this comes from the coding sequence ATGAAAATAGTAGCAGTAATAGGTGCAGGAACAATGGGCAACGGAATTGCTCATACTTTTGCTCAAAACGGTTTTACGGTAAAATTAATTGACATTTCCGAAGAAGCTTTAGAAAAAGGAATGAATACTATTTTTACCAATTTGGACAGAATGCAAAACAAAGGAAGCATTACTGCCGAAGATAAAATAAAAACCCTTTCAAATATTATTTGCTATACCGACATTGAAGATGGCGTTGTAGGAGCTGATTTAGTCATTGAAGCTGCTACCGAAAATCTTGATTTAAAACTTAGAATCTTTAGAAAGCTGAACGAATACTGTTCGCACAACACTGTTTTTGCAACAAACACTTCTTCTATTTCCATTACACAAATTGCTGCTACTGTGGCGCATCCTGAACGTGTCATTGGAATGCATTTTATGAATCCAGTACCAATAATGCCTTTGGTCGAAGTTATTCGTGGTTATAACACCAGCAACGAAGTAACAAAGTTCATCATGGATTTATCTGTAAAATTAGGCAAAACTCCAGTTGAAGCTCATGATTATCCAGGATTTGTTGCCAATAGAATTTTAATGCCCATGATTAACGAAGCTATTGAAACGCTATACAACAAAGTGGCCGGTGTAAGCGAAATCGACAATGTAATGAAATTGGGAATGGCGCATCCAATGGGGCCTTTACAACTTGCTGATTTCATAGGATTGGACGTTTGTCTTTCGATTATGAATGTATTATATAATGGTTTTAAAAACCCTAAATACGCTCCTTGTCCCCTTTTAGTCAATATGGTGAATGCCAAAAAACTAGGCGTAAAATCGGGAGAAGGATTTTACGATTATAGCGAAAGTAAAAAAGCAGAAAAGGTTGCTAAACAGTTTCTTTAA
- a CDS encoding L-serine ammonia-lyase yields the protein MEECISVFDMLKIGIGPSSSHTLGPWRAAERFLKEVREQGLLHTVATIEVNLYGSLSLTGKGHATDLAIMLGLSGQDPEYIPVQNINTIIEKIQQEKNINLGNEITIPFDPFKAIIFNKQFLPFHANGMTLSITTKNDETYSNTYYSIGGGFVVNEEREEAKNKLELKCAFPYPIDNADQLLKHCQAENKKISEIVYENEKSMHSEEDLHNGLMRIWDTMLECMYIGCHSEGILPGGLNVRRRAFDMHKNLSDLSQYDAPQSWLEQIRLTEVKFRQILQWVSCFALAVNEVNASLGRVVTAPTNGSAGVIPAVLMYYMVIENHQAGENEIKQFLLVASEIGSVFKQGSTISAAMGGCQAEIGVSSSMAAAALCELMGGTPEQVLIAAEIAMEHHLGLTCDPIGGLVQIPCIERNTMGAIKAINAAELALGTDPKNTKVPLDKVIKTMWETAKDMNHKYKETSEGGLAVAVSLSDC from the coding sequence ATGGAAGAATGTATTTCAGTTTTTGATATGCTTAAAATAGGTATTGGCCCTTCAAGTTCCCATACCTTAGGTCCGTGGCGTGCTGCTGAAAGATTTTTAAAAGAAGTACGAGAGCAAGGACTTCTACATACAGTTGCAACAATTGAAGTTAATCTTTATGGTTCACTTTCCCTTACCGGTAAAGGTCACGCTACTGATTTAGCGATTATGTTAGGACTCAGCGGACAAGACCCCGAATATATTCCTGTACAAAACATAAACACAATAATCGAAAAGATTCAACAAGAAAAGAACATCAATTTAGGAAATGAAATAACAATTCCTTTTGATCCTTTCAAAGCTATTATTTTTAACAAGCAGTTTTTGCCATTTCATGCCAACGGAATGACCCTATCGATTACTACTAAAAATGATGAAACATACAGTAATACCTATTACTCAATTGGTGGTGGTTTTGTGGTAAATGAAGAACGTGAAGAAGCAAAAAACAAATTAGAACTCAAATGCGCTTTCCCTTATCCAATTGATAATGCTGACCAATTATTAAAACATTGCCAAGCCGAGAATAAAAAAATATCTGAAATTGTATACGAAAATGAAAAGTCAATGCATTCAGAAGAAGATTTACATAATGGCTTAATGCGAATTTGGGACACCATGCTTGAATGCATGTATATTGGATGCCATTCAGAAGGAATTTTACCTGGAGGACTTAATGTAAGAAGACGAGCATTTGACATGCACAAAAACCTTTCTGATTTATCACAATACGATGCTCCTCAAAGTTGGCTCGAACAAATTCGTTTGACCGAAGTTAAATTTAGACAAATATTACAATGGGTAAGTTGTTTTGCATTAGCTGTAAACGAAGTCAACGCTTCACTGGGAAGAGTGGTTACCGCTCCTACTAACGGAAGTGCGGGGGTAATTCCAGCTGTTTTAATGTATTACATGGTCATCGAAAATCATCAAGCAGGCGAAAACGAAATCAAACAATTTTTATTGGTAGCCAGCGAAATTGGCAGTGTTTTTAAGCAAGGTTCAACTATTTCTGCTGCAATGGGTGGATGTCAAGCCGAAATTGGTGTTTCATCATCAATGGCAGCCGCAGCACTATGCGAATTAATGGGCGGAACTCCGGAGCAAGTTTTAATTGCTGCCGAAATTGCTATGGAACATCATTTGGGATTAACCTGTGATCCTATTGGTGGATTAGTTCAAATTCCTTGTATTGAAAGAAATACAATGGGCGCAATTAAAGCGATTAATGCCGCTGAATTAGCCTTAGGAACCGACCCCAAAAACACAAAAGTTCCTTTAGATAAAGTAATCAAAACCATGTGGGAAACCGCTAAGGACATGAACCATAAATACAAAGAAACTTCAGAGGGAGGATTAGCAGTTGCAGTAAGTTTATCCGACTGTTAA
- a CDS encoding nucleosidase gives MITINNKQFLLENVLFVFALEMEAAAVFDTYNTLFVGVGKVNASYQLTKAIHQKRPELIVNLGSAGSSKFQKGDVVCCTQFVQRDMDVSGLGYERYVTPYTNIPSVLEYGLQIENLPHGVCGTGDSFEMGHIETKYNVVDMEAYALATIAKKEEIPFLCLKYISDGADDNAAEDWPVLVHKAAVAFGELFRI, from the coding sequence ATGATAACTATAAACAACAAACAATTTTTATTAGAAAATGTACTTTTTGTTTTTGCTTTGGAAATGGAAGCTGCGGCAGTTTTTGATACATACAACACCTTGTTTGTCGGAGTGGGAAAAGTAAATGCTTCGTATCAATTAACAAAAGCAATCCATCAAAAAAGACCTGAATTGATTGTTAATTTAGGTTCGGCAGGAAGTAGTAAATTTCAAAAAGGAGATGTGGTTTGTTGTACCCAATTTGTGCAACGTGATATGGATGTTAGTGGATTAGGCTATGAGCGTTATGTAACCCCCTATACAAATATTCCTTCTGTTTTAGAATATGGTTTGCAAATAGAAAATCTACCTCATGGAGTATGTGGAACTGGGGATAGTTTTGAAATGGGGCATATCGAAACTAAATACAATGTAGTTGATATGGAGGCTTATGCGCTAGCTACAATTGCAAAAAAAGAAGAAATTCCCTTTTTATGTCTTAAATATATCTCTGATGGAGCCGATGATAATGCTGCAGAAGATTGGCCGGTTTTGGTACATAAAGCAGCTGTTGCTTTTGGCGAGTTATTCCGAATTTAA